DNA sequence from the Alphaproteobacteria bacterium genome:
GAAGGGCCGCAAAGGCTGGATGCGGATCGATACGGCGAACGTCTATTTCGACCATCCATATTATTCGCCGCTCGATCACGTGCTCGCCATCGACTTCACCAACGAAGGCGAGGGTGGCCGCGATCGCGTGGCGATTGAACTGAGTGCCGATTCCGCCCGCGCTTTGGTCGAACGCATTCTCGCAGCCCTTGCGAGCGGCGAGGCCGCGCACGCCGAGCCGGAGACCGAACCGACGTCGGCGGCGATCGCGATGTCGTGCTAATGGAACCCTGGCGCGGATTCCCGCGCCGCGCGGAGGAAGAGGTGTTTCGATGAAAACGCTCGCTTATCTTTTGGCGATTATTTGCGCTATTGCCGCGGTGATGTACTACACGACTCAGGCAGGCTCCCTGCCGACATTCATGCCCGGCTACTCAGCCGGTTCCTCGCACATCCATACGACTCACGCCCTCGCCGCTGCGATCGCGGCGATTGTGCTCTTCCTCATCGGCTGGATCGTCGGCCGGTCTCGCGCCTAAGGTTCGGAGC
Encoded proteins:
- a CDS encoding DUF6295 family protein; this encodes MCSYIVEKTALIGSAKGRKGWMRIDTANVYFDHPYYSPLDHVLAIDFTNEGEGGRDRVAIELSADSARALVERILAALASGEAAHAEPETEPTSAAIAMSC